DNA from Evansella sp. LMS18:
GATAAGGGCAGCAGCTGGGAGCAAGCAGGAAAGGAAATCTTGCCGGACAGGATAATGTCTTTGCATATGAGCCCTCATAAGGATAAAGATACTGGATATCACATGGTGTTTGCAGGTACAGAACCAAGTGGATTGTATTGTTCTTCAGATGGAGGAAATACATGGAAGGATTTCCCGGCACTGCTTGAAGTGCCCTCAAAAGAAGACTGGAGTTTTCCCCCAAGGCCGGAGACTCATCATGTGAAGGATATAGCTGTCGGGTATGAAGATGACCACTTTATCCTTGCGGGAATCGAGCTTGGCGGGGTAATGCGCAGCATTAATGGAGGCATGACATTTGAAGACCGGAAGCCAGGTTCCCAATTTGACTGCCATGAGATTATCCTTCACCCGGAAGCTCATGAAAGAATCTATGAAACGGGTGGAGGAGGTTTTGCAGAAAGCAGGGATCACGGGAAAACCTGGGAGACCCAGAATGAAGGTCTTGGAAGCTTTTCCTACCTCGTTCATGGAGCGGTGGATCCTGATGACCCGGAAACCATCGTAGTGTCAGGAGCCGAAGGACCTTCAAAGGCATACTCTCCTGAAAACGCAGAAACAGTTGTTTTCCGTAGAGAAAGTAAGTTTAATGCGTGGGAGAGAGTCACTGATGGACTCCCGGAGCCCCACGGATCGACCGTGTTACAACTTCTTTCTAATCCTGAAGAACCAGGAGCTTTTTATGCAGTAAATAACACAGGAATCTATCGTTCCGTGACCAAAGGGAAAACATGGAACAGGCTGCCGGTGGCGTGGCCGGACGAGCTTAAGGGTGAACGTATAGAAGATGTGTATCTGCTTCCAGTGAAGAAAACTGATAATCCTTATTAAAATAGAAAAGGGGGCTAGGTCAATTTTGCGGGTCCTCATTCCGCTATTTCGGTAAATTCCTTGTTTTCAACAGGCTTTTAGGTTCCTGGTTCCCCCCTGGAATCATCGAAAATTATGAGATTAACGGAATGAGGAACCGCAACAACCCCATGAAGAAGCACCTTTTTTTCGGAAAAAAATAACAGACCAAATCCTTAGATTCGGTCTGCAAATTAGTATGCTGTTTCATATACTTCCTTTCAGTACACCCTCTTTTTTTCCCGCTTCCTTTATTACCTTCTGTTGTTTGAGTCTTCTTCTTGTTTCCAGCCATCCCGGACAAAGTGACCTAAGGAATGGAAGACACCAACGTCCTTTAGTATAACGAGCAGTACCAGGATGAACGGACCGAGAAATACACCGACAACCCCAAAGAGCTGGTAACCGATAAATAAAGAAATCAATACTGACAATGCGTTCAGGTTCATGCTCGAAGAGAGAATCTTAGGTTCGATCGACTGCCTGATGGCTACAGTCACCCCGTATACTACTGCGATTCCAATACCCAGACTAATATTTCCGGTGAGAAATAAAAAAATAAACCAGGGAATCAGAATAGTGCCGGAGCCAAGGTAAGGAAGTATTTCAGCAACCCCGACGATGAGAGCAAGAGTAAAAGCCTGATCAATACGCAGGATGGTCAGCCCTGTAAATACTACGATGGAAGCAATGGCCATTAATATAATCTGGGCCCTCAGAAAACCGAGAACACGGTATTTGAACATATGCTTAAATTGGCGGGACATTTTCAGGATTTCTGCCGGAACACTGGCCCGAACTTTTCTGTTGATGGTATCCCAGTCTTTTCCTATAAAATAAAAGGCAAGGAAGATAAACAAAAAAGCAATTAAAAAGGCGGGCACTGCAATGATCAATTGTGTAAGCCAGTCTGCCACACGTTGTCCAAGCTCCCCGAATAAGACGGCAGCCTGGGTGCCAAGCTCGGCGATACCCTCCTGCAGAGTTGTTTGCTGTTCAGGGGTCAGTGAATCCATAACACCTGTTATCCGCTGCCAGATAGGAAAAATGCTTTCATTGAAAAATTGCTGAATCTGGAAAGCACCTGTTTCTATCCATCCGGGAACCTGGCTTGAAATTCTCCTTACCCCGATAATGATAAGAAAAACAATACCGGTAAAAATAGCTATGATTGTCCCAAGCCCGGAAAGCAAGGCGATAAAAACAGCCAGTCCGTTTGGAAGACGAAGCTTTTCCCTGAGAAGGCGAATGAAAGGAATGAACATCCACACTAGAGCAGTTGAGATCCAAAAAGGATAGGATATAGTGAAGAACCAGCCGAGAAGCCAGAAAAGCCCTGCACCCAGCAAAGTAATAAGTATAAATCTTGCTATGATTAAACCTTGCTTCTTCGTCATGCTGCCCTCCTGTATCACTTTATAAAGTGAACCTTCAATCAGTGGGGGGGGGTTCATACCCCACTGATTGTCAGTTGAACAAATCGGGATGTTAGCGTCCGTTATCTCCTGCCTCAACATCTTCGCTTCACTTTATGTTTTGAGGCGACAGTTTTAAGGACGGTTACATCGGGATAAAAAACTATATTTGCTGTACCCGGTTGATAGTATCTTTAATCATAGCAGAAAAAGGTCTGGGAGAAAAAGGATAGGCAAGATTATTTATCCTCTGGCAGAGGAACCTTTTTAAATGGGCCGTATCAGGCATGTGTAAAAATAGCTCTTTCATTTGTAACCCGCCTCGACGCATGTATAAAATAAAATGAACCTTCAATCAGTGGGGGCTACTCATCTCCCACTGGTTGTAAGTTGAACCAATCGGTATAAACACAAAATCGAATGAAATGAAAGAGGTGTTTTTTATGAAATATATAATAATAACGGGTGCATCAAGAGGACTTGGAAAAGCAACAGCAGAACTTTTTCTGGAACACGGATACCATGTGATTTCTGTTGCCCGCTCTGAAAATGAAGGGCTGGCAGCAAAGGCCTCTGAAAAAGGTGCTTACTTCACTAATCTTCAATATGATTTATCTGACACGGACGGAATAGCAGGGCTAATGAATGATGTCTTTCAAAAAATAAATACAGGACAGGCGGAAGAAATTCACTTAATTAACAATGCAGGAATACTTGACCCGATTAAGCCTGTCGAAAGAAGCAGCGCCAGAGAAATAAAATTAAACATAAATGTTAACCTGATTGCACCAATGGTCATGGTGTCTGAATTTATGAAGCACGCTGCTGACCTTCCGACTGAAAAGAGAATCATTAATATTTCTTCCGGAGCAGGCAGACACCCTGTATACGGATGGGGATGCTACGGTTCTTCAAAAGCAGGGCTTGATCTGTTCAGCCAGACAGTAAGTGCCGAACAGAGGGGGAAGAAGTTCCCTGTTAAATCAGTGTCCTTTGCCCCTGGAATCATTGATACGGATATGCAAAAACAAATTCGTGCGACAGATAAGGAAGATTTTGCAGATGTGGAACGTTTCAAAGAGTACAAGGAAGAAGAACAGCTTCTTCCTCCTGAAAAAGTAGCAGGGATTTTAGTGGAATTAATTGAAAATGAGAGCTTCCCGGATGGGAGGGCCACTTCCGTAAACGAGTTCTTAAATTAAAGGGACAGAAAAATAAAATATATTCATACAGAAATATCGTTCTTTGTTAGTTGCAGATACTGTCGTGTAGAACAGTAATGCATAAATGACTAATACAGGAACGATTTTTTTATCTGTCCGTCACATTTTAGCCAAACTTTATTCATAATTCCTCTACATTTATTTTTAAAGTCTTGTGAGATAATGTACATACAAACAAATCAATAACAAATCTGCAATTTTAAATATAAGTCCTTTTTTTATTAAAGACGGAGGGGATAAATTATGAAAACTATGGAAACTTTGAAAGCATTTAAAGAAGGTAAATGGACAACGGAAATCGATGTCAGAGATTTTATCCAGTTGAATTATCGTCCGTATGATGGGGATGAAAGCTTCCTTACTGAAGCAAGCGATGCTACGAAAGATCTTTGGCAGAAGGTTCTTCAGCTGAGCAAGGAAGAACGGGAACGAGGGGGAGTATACAATCTTGATACAGAAATCGTCTCCACAATAACGTCTCACGGTCCTGCTTACCTGGATCAAACGAAAGAAAAAATCGTCGGTTTTCAGACGGATGAACCGTTCAAGCGTTCCATGCAGCCATTTGGCGGTATCAGAATGGCGGCAACAGCACTTGAAACATATGGTTATGAAATTGATGAAGAAGTCGAGAAGATTTTTACGGAATTCCGTAAAACTCATAACCAGGGAGTATTTGATGCTTATACACCGGAAATGCTCCTTGCAAGAAAAGCAGGCATTATTACCGGGCTCCCGGATGCATATGGAAGAGGACGCATTATCGGTGACTACCGAAGAGTAGCACTGTATGGTGTGGACCGCCTGATTGAAGCTAAGAAGGAAGAAAAGCTCAGCTTAAACGGCACGATGACAGAAGATGTTATCAGGCTGAGAGAAGAGGTTTCTGAGCAAATCAAAGCACTTCAGGAACTGGGAGAGCTGGGTAAAATCTATGGTTTTGACATTTCCCGCCCTGCGGAAAACGCGGTCGAAGCATTTCAGTGGCTGTACCTTGGCTATCTGGCTGCCATTAAAGAGCAAAACGGCGCGGCAATGAGCTTAGGAAGAGTTTCTACTTTCCTTGATATTTATATTGAGAAAGATCTGGAAAACGGCATAATGACAGAAGTGGAAGCACAGGAACTTGTGGATCATTTTGTTATGAAACTGCGTCTTGTGAAATTTGCCCGTACACCTGATTATAATGAATTATTCAGCGGGGACCCAACGTGGGTTACAGAAGCAATCGGCGGTGTCGGCCTTGATGGCAGACATATGGTAACAAAGAACTCCTACCGTTTTCTGCACACACTGAAGAACCTTGGCCCTGCGCCGGAACCAAACCTGACAGTACTCTGGTCTGTTGATTTACCGGAAACATTTAAAAAATACTGTGCGCAAATGTCTATTGAAACAAGTTCCATTCAATATGAGAATGATGACATTATGAGACCGGAATTCGGTGACGACTACGGAATTGCCTGCTGTGTATCAGCAATGACAATCGGTAAACAAATGCAGTTCTTCGGAGCCAGGGCAAATATGGGAAAAGCATTGCTCTATGCTATTAACGGCGGAGTGGATGAGAAGCAAAAAAAGAAAGTGGTGCCTGGAATTGATCCGATTACAAGTGAGTATCTCGACTATGACGAAGTCGTGGAAAAGTTCGATGTAGTCCTTGAATGGCTGGCAGAACTGTATATTAACACTCTTAACGTCATCCACTATATGCATGATAAATACAGCTACGAAAGAATTGAAATGGCGCTTCACGACAAAGATATCCGCCGCACCATGGCTACAGGAATCGCAGGTCTTTCAGTAACAGCTGACTCCCTGAGCGCAATTAAGCACTCCAGGGTGAGAGTGATCCGCGATGAGGACGGCCTTGCAGTGGATTATGCAATTGAAGGGGAATACCCGCAATACGGAAATGACGACGACCGTGTAGACGAAATTGCGAAAGAACTTGTGGTGAAGTTCTCTAAAATGCTGAAACAGCACCCAACTTACCGTAACTCGGAAACTACCATGTCTATCTTAACCATTACCTCAAATGTAGTATATGGAAAGAAAACTGGTAATACACCAGACGGCAGAAAAGACGGGGAACCATTCTCCCCTGGAGCGAACCCGCTTCACGGAAGAGATAAAAAGGGTGCACTTGCATCTCTGAACTCTGTCGCTAAGATGCCTTACGAGCATTCAGTTGACGGGATATCCAATACTTTCTCCATCGTTCCTAAGGCTCTTGGACGGGAAGAAGAAGTGCGTAAAGCGAACCTGGCAGCTATCCTGGATGGATATATGGAAAAAGAAGGCCATCACTTAAATATCAACGTATTTGACCGTGAGACACTTCTTGATGCGATGGAGCATCCGGAAGAGTATCCTCAGCTTACTATCAGAGTTTCCGGGTACGCAGTTAACTTCATTAAGCTTACCAGGGAGCAGCAAATCGATGTTATTAACCGTACTTTCCACGAAAGTATGTAACTATTAAAGTCAGGGGGGAGCCTGGATAACTGGTTCCCCTCCTGTTTTGGAGGTAATTACTATGGAAGGCAGAATACATTCAGTTGAGACATCAGGAATGGTTGATGGACCGGGAATACGTTATGTGATCTTTACCCAGGGGTGCCTGCTTCGATGCCAGTACTGCCATAACCCTGATACATGGGACCGTAAAAAGGGAAATGCCGTAACAGTGGAATCTCTTATAGAGGATATTAAAAAGTATCTCCCTTATATGAAACATTCAGGGGGAGGAGTGACAGTAAGCGGCGGTGAACCTCTGCTGCAGCTGGACTTCCTGTATGAGCTTTTTAAGGAGTGCAAGAAGCTCGGTATCCACACAACTATCGACAGTTCCGGCGGATGTTATTCTGTGAATCCCACTTTCCAGAAAAAATTGAAGCAGGTTCTTGAAGTAACCGACCTCTTCCTCCTCGACCTGAAGCATGCGGACGAAGAAAAGCACAAGACGCTGACTGGAGTGACAAACAAGCATATTAAAGAGTTTGCCAGCCTTCTTAGCAAAGAAGATGTTCCTGTATGGATCCGGCACGTACTTGTACCGGGCTATACAGATGATGAGCAGGATTTAAGGAAGCTGGGTGAATTTATCGGGGATCTTGATAATGTGGAAAAAATTGAGGTGCTCCCATATCACAAAATGGGCGTTTACAAGTGGAGGGAACTGGGACTTCAGTATGAGCTTGAAAACGTTAATTCCCCATCGGAAGAAGAGGTAATGAAAGCAAGACAGCTGCTTACAGCTGCGTATTAAGGAACAACGATAATATAATCAGGGAGCTTCTTCTCGGACGCAGAAGTTCCGTGAGGAGATGACCATGATGAAAAAAGAAAAAAACAGGTGGCTTATCGCATTGTCCGCTGTAGCAATCCATTTATCGATTGGTTCCGCGTATGCCTATAGTGTGTATACGAATCCAATTAACGAGTTAGCCGGCTGGAGTTCTACCCAGATCACAATGGCTTTTACAATAGCCATTGTATTTCTGGGGCTTTCCGCTGCCGTTTTTGGCAGGTTTGTTGAAAAGAAGGGCCCAAGGAAATCAGCAATTCTTGCAGCCGTGCTGTTCAGTTCCGGACAGATAGGCGCAGGGGTCGCTGTCTTAATTGAATCACTCCTATTATTCTGGATTATGTACGGCGTTGTTGGGGGCATGGGATTAGGAATCGGGTATATCGCACCTGTATCAACGTTAGTTAAATGGTTCCCTGACAGAAGAGGGCTGGCAACTGGGATGGCGGTTTTCGGTTTTGGGGCAGGGGCGTTGATAACAAGCCCTGTGGCGGCTGAATTAATAAGCATTACAGGAGTTTCAAATACTTTCTTTATTCTTGGAACGTTTTATTTTCTGCTGATGATACTTGGGGCTTCTTATATTGCCAGACCTCCTCAAGGATGGATGCCTGCTGGAATGAAGAGGGCTTCCAGTCCTGTGAAAGACCGGGTCAAGGAAGACCTTGCTCAGCTTACAGCGAATGAGGCTGTGAAGACAAAGCGTTTCTGGCTGCTTTGGGTCATGATGTTTATAAATATAAGTGCGGGAATCATGATTATATCTGTTGCTTCCCCAATGGCCCAGGAAATGGCTGGCCTCAGTGTCGCCGCAGCCGCCTCAATGGTCGGTATTATGGGTATCTTTAACGGTGCCGGACGAATTGGCTGGGCAGGGATATCCGATTATATTGGGAGGCCTGCTGTTTTCTCAGTCTTCTTCATTATTCAGATTATCGCTTTTCTCGTTCTGCCTTTTATCACACACCCAGTATTATTTCCTTTAGTAATTATTGTGGTAATGACATGTTATGGCGGAGGTTTTGCCTCTTTGCCGGCCTTTATCGGCGATATGTTCGGGACAAAGCAACTGGGGGCTATCCACGGCTATATTTTAACAGCGTGGTCCATGGCGGGAGTAATGGGGCCGATAGCTGTTTCAAGTTTAAAAGAAATCTCAGGGAGCTACACCCCAACATTTTATTTATTTACTGCCCTTCTCATAATCGCTTTCATTGTTTCCTTGATAACAGCACGGGATGTTAAGAAAATACGGGAAAACAATAAGCAAAATTCAGCAGCCTGAACTTCACTGGCAGTCTGCGAAGCTGGAGCTCGTTAAGACGGGCTCTTTTTTTACATTATACGAAGTATATTTGCTTAAATGTGAGGGTTCAGATTAAGCACCTATTCCGATCTGAAAAATAGAAGGAGCGAGGGAACGAAAGAGTGCTATTCGTTCCCAGAGGAGGCGGCATCCTTGGAGTGAGGGAACGAATGAGGCCTTTTCGTTCCCAGAGGAGGCGGCATCCTTGGAGCGAGGGAACGAAAGAGTGCTATTCGTTCCCAGAGGAGGCGGCATCCTTGGAGCGAGGGAACGAAAGAGTGCTATTCGTTCCCAGAGGAGGCGGCATCCCTGGAGCGAGGGAACGAATGAGGCCTTTTCATTCCCAGAGGAGGCGGCATCCTTGGAGCGAGGGAACGAAAGAGTGCTATTCGTTCCTAGAGGAGGCGGCATCCTTGGAGCGAGGGAACGAAAGAGTGCTATTCGTTCCCAGAGGAGGCGGCATCCTTGGAGCGAGGGAACGAAAGAGTGCTATTCGTTCCCAGAGGGGTCGGCATCCTTGGAGCGAGGGAACGAATGAGACCTTTTCGTTCCCCGCGGGAGCCTCTCCCTCGAATAAAATCCAGCTTAATTATAGTGAATTGTATTTAAAATAACTCAATAGATGAAGAGATTCCGCCTATTGATTCGAAGTACCTTTGTTAAAGGCTCTGTTAAACTTTGTTGTTGATTTTCGCTACAGGAAGCTCGCTTGCCTCGGGCATTGCTTCAAAGAGCGTTACTTCTCCGAAAACGCGTCGATTTGTTTCGACGGATATTCTGCGAAGCTAAGCTGGCAGAGGAAGAAACAGCTACCCTATGTAGAGACTTCTGTCTCTTCCTCTTAGAGCATCACTTCGAAGCTGCTTGCGTCGAGACAACTCGCAGTGTTTTCACGAAGCTTTGCTCGTAGCTAATGCTATTCCCGAAAGCGTCTCGCCTCCTGTGTCTCTTTCTCTACAAGCATCCCTTGGAAGTGTATACGTCGAGACAACTCGCAGTTTTCCAAGATGTTATGCTCGTCGCTACAATCAACACAGTATAAAAAATCAACATCGGCCTTTAACATAGCCTTGGTAAAAGAATATTCCCCTCTCTCTTCACAACTCTCATATTTACTGCAACGGCTGCTAAATATTTCGTACAACATATATAGATAGAAGTTCTCTATCCCAACCATTTTTTCTTGTTTACACAGATTTACCGCCATAACAAAACGTAAATGTTTTCAATCTTTAAATAAAGCCGGTAAAATTAAGGGGGTAACAATATAAGGTCAGGGGAGACGTTTTATGGAGTGGAAGTTAAAGAAGTTTGAAGAGTTTACAGCAGATGAGCTTTATCGTGTTTTAAAACAGCGAGTGGATGTATTTGTGGTGGAGCAGGATTGCCCATATCCGGAGCTGGATGATCATGACAGAAATGCGTATCACCTTTTTAAAGTAGTAAATGGCGAAATAGCCGCCTATTCACGATTGCTTCCGAGAGGAACGGTATATGAGGAGGCGTCTATAGGAAGGGTTCTTGTAAACAAAGAGTTCAGGAAACAGGGTTTAGGAAGGGAACTATTGGAGAGGTCCATGGACTTTCTCCAGAATGAGCTGGAAGAGAATAAAATAAAACTTCAGGCTCAGGAATATTTACGGGATTTTTATGCATCCTTTGGCTTCAAGCCTGTTTCAGAAGTCTATCTTGAAGACGGTATTCCTCATGTTGATATGATTTACACAAAACAATAAAAGGAAGTGGCGTGATGGAGGAAATGAAAAATATTTTTTGTGTAGGAAGAAATTATGCAAACCATGCAAAAGAGCTTGGCAACGAAGTTCCCGATGAACCGATTTTATTTTCAAAGCCGACTCATTCC
Protein-coding regions in this window:
- a CDS encoding GNAT family N-acetyltransferase; the encoded protein is MEWKLKKFEEFTADELYRVLKQRVDVFVVEQDCPYPELDDHDRNAYHLFKVVNGEIAAYSRLLPRGTVYEEASIGRVLVNKEFRKQGLGRELLERSMDFLQNELEENKIKLQAQEYLRDFYASFGFKPVSEVYLEDGIPHVDMIYTKQ
- the pflA gene encoding pyruvate formate-lyase-activating protein; this encodes MEGRIHSVETSGMVDGPGIRYVIFTQGCLLRCQYCHNPDTWDRKKGNAVTVESLIEDIKKYLPYMKHSGGGVTVSGGEPLLQLDFLYELFKECKKLGIHTTIDSSGGCYSVNPTFQKKLKQVLEVTDLFLLDLKHADEEKHKTLTGVTNKHIKEFASLLSKEDVPVWIRHVLVPGYTDDEQDLRKLGEFIGDLDNVEKIEVLPYHKMGVYKWRELGLQYELENVNSPSEEEVMKARQLLTAAY
- the pflB gene encoding formate C-acetyltransferase, translated to METLKAFKEGKWTTEIDVRDFIQLNYRPYDGDESFLTEASDATKDLWQKVLQLSKEERERGGVYNLDTEIVSTITSHGPAYLDQTKEKIVGFQTDEPFKRSMQPFGGIRMAATALETYGYEIDEEVEKIFTEFRKTHNQGVFDAYTPEMLLARKAGIITGLPDAYGRGRIIGDYRRVALYGVDRLIEAKKEEKLSLNGTMTEDVIRLREEVSEQIKALQELGELGKIYGFDISRPAENAVEAFQWLYLGYLAAIKEQNGAAMSLGRVSTFLDIYIEKDLENGIMTEVEAQELVDHFVMKLRLVKFARTPDYNELFSGDPTWVTEAIGGVGLDGRHMVTKNSYRFLHTLKNLGPAPEPNLTVLWSVDLPETFKKYCAQMSIETSSIQYENDDIMRPEFGDDYGIACCVSAMTIGKQMQFFGARANMGKALLYAINGGVDEKQKKKVVPGIDPITSEYLDYDEVVEKFDVVLEWLAELYINTLNVIHYMHDKYSYERIEMALHDKDIRRTMATGIAGLSVTADSLSAIKHSRVRVIRDEDGLAVDYAIEGEYPQYGNDDDRVDEIAKELVVKFSKMLKQHPTYRNSETTMSILTITSNVVYGKKTGNTPDGRKDGEPFSPGANPLHGRDKKGALASLNSVAKMPYEHSVDGISNTFSIVPKALGREEEVRKANLAAILDGYMEKEGHHLNINVFDRETLLDAMEHPEEYPQLTIRVSGYAVNFIKLTREQQIDVINRTFHESM
- the ytvI gene encoding sporulation integral membrane protein YtvI, which codes for MTKKQGLIIARFILITLLGAGLFWLLGWFFTISYPFWISTALVWMFIPFIRLLREKLRLPNGLAVFIALLSGLGTIIAIFTGIVFLIIIGVRRISSQVPGWIETGAFQIQQFFNESIFPIWQRITGVMDSLTPEQQTTLQEGIAELGTQAAVLFGELGQRVADWLTQLIIAVPAFLIAFLFIFLAFYFIGKDWDTINRKVRASVPAEILKMSRQFKHMFKYRVLGFLRAQIILMAIASIVVFTGLTILRIDQAFTLALIVGVAEILPYLGSGTILIPWFIFLFLTGNISLGIGIAVVYGVTVAIRQSIEPKILSSSMNLNALSVLISLFIGYQLFGVVGVFLGPFILVLLVILKDVGVFHSLGHFVRDGWKQEEDSNNRR
- a CDS encoding OFA family MFS transporter; this encodes MKKEKNRWLIALSAVAIHLSIGSAYAYSVYTNPINELAGWSSTQITMAFTIAIVFLGLSAAVFGRFVEKKGPRKSAILAAVLFSSGQIGAGVAVLIESLLLFWIMYGVVGGMGLGIGYIAPVSTLVKWFPDRRGLATGMAVFGFGAGALITSPVAAELISITGVSNTFFILGTFYFLLMILGASYIARPPQGWMPAGMKRASSPVKDRVKEDLAQLTANEAVKTKRFWLLWVMMFINISAGIMIISVASPMAQEMAGLSVAAAASMVGIMGIFNGAGRIGWAGISDYIGRPAVFSVFFIIQIIAFLVLPFITHPVLFPLVIIVVMTCYGGGFASLPAFIGDMFGTKQLGAIHGYILTAWSMAGVMGPIAVSSLKEISGSYTPTFYLFTALLIIAFIVSLITARDVKKIRENNKQNSAA
- a CDS encoding (S)-benzoin forming benzil reductase codes for the protein MKYIIITGASRGLGKATAELFLEHGYHVISVARSENEGLAAKASEKGAYFTNLQYDLSDTDGIAGLMNDVFQKINTGQAEEIHLINNAGILDPIKPVERSSAREIKLNINVNLIAPMVMVSEFMKHAADLPTEKRIINISSGAGRHPVYGWGCYGSSKAGLDLFSQTVSAEQRGKKFPVKSVSFAPGIIDTDMQKQIRATDKEDFADVERFKEYKEEEQLLPPEKVAGILVELIENESFPDGRATSVNEFLN